The Myripristis murdjan chromosome 17, fMyrMur1.1, whole genome shotgun sequence DNA segment CTTTACCAACTACTGTCCCGTTCGGTCAATTTCAGTCAAGAGCTTCCGGTTGTCTGTATACTAAATAAACCCATCTGCGCCTGCGCGGCACCGCAAGTGCACAGTAGGAAATGTAGTTCAAAAGACAAGGTGAACTACAAAagtttgagttgctgtttgttCACCCTGCTCGATGtaatgtatgtgtatttgtcgctcaagaatgtgtgtgtggtgacattTAAATCAAAACAGCCGGTTTGTTGTTGTGTATAAGTCAGTGTACAAGAGAAACTTTTGAATAAACTTTTCTAAACTTAGAAAAACCACTTGCTATTCTAAATCACATGTAACTAAGCCCAAACAGTGTGGTTATGAAGGCTGATGGTCATCCTGACATATGGAGCACATTATAGTCCCTCTCCATTCTCCACCGGCAccgtttttttccctcagatcCCACAGCTGCGCCGGCAAAATGAGGTCGTGATTCAATatcataaaaaaagacaaacaaggtCTCATTGTGCGTCTGGTACATGAGTCTTTGCAAACTATTGTTGCTTGCCAATTGGGAACAGAATCAGTGATAGGGCACCCTGCAGCCTTTGGAAATGCGCTTGGCATCACAAAGAGCGGTTGTGTGTGGCAGTAGGAGATTGGCATCAGCAGACGCTCCCTTTAACCCCACTTGCATGGGACAGTCAGCGGGCAGCGGAGCACCTGTGGGCCAGAATGGTACAATAACAGCGTTGTTTCCCCAGGAAATGATGCGTTTCCCGACAGGAGCAACACTAGGCTAAGATTAGAGCCAGGAGACATGGTCGCTCATGGCCGGTCCAAAACTGGCAGGACAAACATTTACAATTCCACTCATGCTATATATTCTTCCTTTGAGAAAATATAGCGAGGAGGAAAAATATTCTGAAGTCAGGGtgctttctttctgtcaaaCAAAAGAGCCCATTTACCACAAAAGCATGCCATGTCACCAAACTTTTCTTTATTTGGCCTGATGGAGATTTAGCGGACCATTACTGTAAAAATACATTATTCATATACAcctctagtaaaaaaaaaaaaaaaaaactattgaaaACATATCTAAAAATATACAGTGGAACATaacagcagaataaaaacacaatttgcaTGGGAGTGGGGGATGGAAGGGGGTATTTTACAAGGTAATTAAGGAATGTTAACACATATCAGTCATAGTTTCCTATGCCGTCAGTCCTCTGGTATGGTCCAGACATTTGGTACCAATATGTGCCCGCGCCTCAGAAGAGACAGTTCATGCACTTCACAGCCTTGCTGCCATAGTCCAGGCACTCCGGTCCGATGCACTGGCAGCAGGCGTTGTGAAACCAGCGGTACTTGGATCCTCCCATGGACTCACAATATAGTTTACACTGACGGATGGACACACAGTCGTCGAAATAGACCACTGTGCACATGTtgtctgcaataaaaaaaataaaaaaaaaaagtgagaggggAGCAAGACATGAGTCAGGAGCCCAGTAAACATGACTTCCAAACAACTGTAATCATTTCAGAGGAATTACCATTAACCCTCAGTGTGCCTGTGCTGACTGCGGGGGGAAAATGAATTTGCTGCTACTAAATGTGTCCATATGTTTGGGTGAGCTTAATGAGTTaacagctcagctctgtgggaACGCTCATATGAGTGTGTCTTTTTATAGCAAATAAGCACTGGGACAGATGTTCAGTGCCAAAACagccaaagaggaaaataagaaatggcGGCAGAACACTTGCAAACATGTTGCCGAGTATTGAAAACGCTCTAAGGAGGGATCTTcatagggctgggtgatatatatCAATATCTTACCAATACTGTGATTTAAAAACAGACATTGTCAGATATCGCAATATCGTGGTATggcttttcctggttttaaaggctgcattacagtacagaaaagcaattttctgaacttattagactgttctagctgttttattatttgtctctacctgcttcatcatcatcatcagaatcAGAGCGAGAACCAGAAATACTTTAtggatccctgaggggaaagtGGGTAAGTTGTATTTGCTCACATTCTCAAGAGGAGAATATATCATaagcaggaaataaaaaacaaatattaaaatatgtgaaTTAGACATGtaaaaaagtgcattatgtataaatatgtgcattaatcctagttGTATCCAAATTACTGATGATGGTAATgagcaaaaatctcttgtggGTAAATATCTTATGCAAGCATCAATAgccatccctacaatattgatgttaaattatttggtcaaagacatgatgatatttgattttgtccataccGCCAAGCGCTGGATATTTagttgaaatattaaaacaatgtTTGTTTGCACCTCACAGTCAAGTACAccatgttggttttttttttttttataacagccATATGCTACCTTGAGTGTCATAGCTGGCATGGATGCTGTTGCCAGGCAGGGAGACGTTCTGGTGCTGGTTGTCGAGCGTCTCCAGGAAGGACACCAGGTTCTCGTGATGCGAGAGCTCCTCGGCGACGGGGAAGGACACCACCATCATGTTGATTGGCGCGTCGCCCTCGGTGAGGGCGCGGAACAGCGAGGGGATCGGGCGGTGCAGCTCCTCCACGGTGCTCTTCGACGTGGCCGGAGAGTCGCTGTAGTTCTTGGGATTGCACATCCCTGACAcgcagacagacggacggagACGAGAGCGTGTgagcaaaacagacacacagcaccacGGGGCTCCACAGCTAAATGCtttttttacacattaaatCCAATCCCCACTGGCAGCTTCACAAAAACCAAATGGCTGTCAAGAGTATCTTGTCTCAATTAAGGTCCTCTTaaacacttcatttcatttccaaatACAGTAGTAATCGCTTGAAAAAAGTCCCCGCACCCTCAGATATGATTTTGCTAACCCTTTAAATGACTTAAAGTGAATTACCACTAATGGGTAAATCATTTAATGGGGAACGGAGTTTGACACAGGAATTGGATTACAAACCAATGCTAAAAGCAGAGCCAAAGCAGCTGTTTTAGATAAAACATACACATGggtcctccctccctgtcctccctccctttcctcccttcctctaaAATACAAACTGTCCTTTCCCCCCACCGCTCCTCCGCAGCCGCTGCACCCGTAGCTCTAACCACTCGCAGATACACACTTCAAAGCAGCCAGCGTTTGGCACAAACATGCTTAGAATGGAAACGTACTCCAAGTGGTCAGAGGGCCAGCGCCACAGAAATATCATATAAATGAGAAATATGTACTCGCTCGAACGCTAAGAGCCGTCCTCGGTGTatt contains these protein-coding regions:
- the twsg1a gene encoding twisted gastrulation protein homolog 1-A, whose amino-acid sequence is MRPGQLILPATAALLFLLSGLSLTSGCNKALCASDVSKCLIQELCQCRPSDGNCSCCKECMLCLGTLWEECCDCVGMCNPKNYSDSPATSKSTVEELHRPIPSLFRALTEGDAPINMMVVSFPVAEELSHHENLVSFLETLDNQHQNVSLPGNSIHASYDTQDNMCTVVYFDDCVSIRQCKLYCESMGGSKYRWFHNACCQCIGPECLDYGSKAVKCMNCLF